A window of the Syntrophothermus lipocalidus DSM 12680 genome harbors these coding sequences:
- the aroB gene encoding 3-dehydroquinate synthase, translating to MAKVSVNLGARSYDIHIGANLLEQSGQIIKEGARSENLFLVSNPTVFSLYGAAVIKSCEDSGLKVVATLIPDGEEYKTMGQAEEVIGEAIRRGIDRESLLVALGGGVVGDLAGFVAAVYQRGIDFVQIPTTLLAQVDSSVGGKVAVNHQAGKNMIGAFHQPRTVIVDVHTLASLSEREFAAGMAEVVKYGIILDESFFVFLENRLSDIKDRDEQVMESIVKRCCELKAMVVEEDETERGLRAVLNLGHTFGHAVETLTGYSAYRHGEAVSIGMILACSLARDLGLMGAGEVERVTGMLVELGLPVKLPQLDSRSILNAMYRDKKTRGGKLRLVLPCGIGRAVVRDDIDDELILKVLCNQSQATDAH from the coding sequence ATGGCAAAGGTTAGTGTTAACTTAGGAGCGAGAAGCTATGACATCCACATCGGGGCAAACCTGTTAGAGCAAAGCGGGCAGATCATAAAAGAGGGAGCTCGAAGCGAGAACCTGTTCTTGGTCAGCAACCCGACCGTTTTTTCACTTTATGGAGCGGCCGTAATAAAAAGCTGCGAAGACTCGGGGCTGAAGGTGGTAGCAACACTGATCCCGGACGGAGAGGAATACAAGACTATGGGTCAAGCCGAAGAAGTAATCGGCGAAGCCATCCGCCGGGGAATTGACCGGGAAAGCCTGTTGGTGGCACTGGGTGGCGGGGTAGTAGGAGATCTGGCCGGTTTCGTGGCTGCGGTGTACCAAAGAGGCATAGATTTTGTCCAGATACCCACTACTTTGTTGGCTCAGGTCGATAGCAGCGTCGGGGGTAAAGTGGCAGTCAACCACCAGGCCGGCAAAAACATGATCGGCGCCTTCCACCAGCCGAGAACGGTCATCGTGGATGTGCATACCCTTGCTTCTCTGTCCGAGCGGGAGTTTGCGGCGGGGATGGCTGAAGTGGTTAAATACGGGATCATACTCGATGAAAGTTTCTTTGTTTTTTTGGAAAACCGTCTTTCTGATATCAAAGACCGAGACGAACAGGTTATGGAATCCATAGTCAAGCGCTGCTGTGAACTGAAGGCCATGGTGGTAGAGGAGGACGAGACCGAACGGGGGCTAAGGGCCGTCCTTAACTTAGGTCATACTTTCGGCCATGCGGTTGAGACTTTGACGGGATACAGTGCATACCGGCACGGCGAGGCGGTTTCCATCGGCATGATACTGGCTTGTTCTCTTGCCCGAGATCTGGGGCTGATGGGGGCAGGAGAGGTTGAAAGGGTTACCGGTATGCTGGTGGAGTTGGGGCTGCCGGTGAAGTTACCCCAACTCGATTCCCGTTCGATTTTGAACGCCATGTACCGTGACAAGAAAACCCGGGGCGGAAAACTGCGGTTGGTCTTGCCCTGCGGAATCGGTCGTGCAGTAGTAAGGGATGACATAGACGACGAACTTATACTGAAGGTGCTCTGTAATCAAAGTCAAGCCACAGATGCACACTGA